A genomic stretch from Apium graveolens cultivar Ventura unplaced genomic scaffold, ASM990537v1 ctg4413, whole genome shotgun sequence includes:
- the LOC141701804 gene encoding uncharacterized protein LOC141701804 isoform X2 has product MISSSKEADNTLKQEDKSSEGKISKASSTSTSWSRLKDPRIVRVSRAFGGKDRHSKVCTVRGLRDRRVRLSVPTAIQLYDLQDRLGLNQPSKVVDWLLNVAKNDIDELPPLQVPPGTFSQFHQAMLHGVNASQTAEKSQSQVNWNDHLELTTSNYWSNSDGTTNLRDRLKSKEIVEETDGNNEENWTKGTQKSDLDQGHNDAFTSSNFFERANQSNSHSASLRATRRLTGSIFQVHRIFLATICSSCCMGMILFLIKLLGMNWTATYL; this is encoded by the exons ATGATTTCGAGTTCAAAAGAAGCAGACAATACACTAAAGCAAGAAGACAAGTCAAGTGAAGGTAAGATCTCTAAAGCATCATCCACCTCAACTTCATGGTCAAGATTAAAGGATCCGCGGATTGTACGAGTTTCGCGAGCTTTTGGAGGAAAAGACAGACATAGCAAAGTGTGCACAGTTAGAGGACTGAGAGACAGACGTGTACGATTATCAGTACCCACTGCCATTCAACTCTACGATCTTCAAGACAGGTTAGGCCTGAATCAGCCTAGTAAGGTTGTCGATTGGTTGCTTAATGTGGCTAAGAATGACATCGACGAACTTCCTCCACTTCAAGTGCCTCCTGGAACCTTCTCACAGTTTCATCAAGCAATGTTACATGGAGTTAATGCTTCTCAGACAGCTGAAAAATCGCAAAGCCAGGTCAACTGGAATGATCACTTAGAATTAACAACATCGAATTATTGGAGTAATTCGGATGGTACTACTAATTTGAGGGATCGTCTGAAATCTAAGGAAATTGTTGAGGAAACAGAtggaaacaatgaagaaaatTGGACAAAAGGAACACAAAAGAGTGACCTTGATCAAGGGCATAATGATGCATTCACTTCATCCAATTTCTTCGAAAGAGCTAATCAATCAAATTCCCACTCAG CAAGTTTAAGGGCAACACGAAGATTGACGGGTTCAATTTTTCAAGTTCATCGGATTTTTTTAGCAACTATATGTAGTAGTTGTTGCATGGGGATGATCTTGTTTCTAATTAAGCTGTTGGGTATGAATTGGACAGCTACGTACTTGTGA
- the LOC141701804 gene encoding uncharacterized protein LOC141701804 isoform X1 has product MISSSKEADNTLKQEDKSSEGKISKASSTSTSWSRLKDPRIVRVSRAFGGKDRHSKVCTVRGLRDRRVRLSVPTAIQLYDLQDRLGLNQPSKVVDWLLNVAKNDIDELPPLQVPPGTFSQFHQAMLHGVNASQTAEKSQSQVNWNDHLELTTSNYWSNSDGTTNLRDRLKSKEIVEETDGNNEENWTKGTQKSDLDQGHNDAFTSSNFFERANQSNSHSGTLNNMNIPLQDPLFLRWDSSNLSRSHTENLISQSTSLSTPSGPQFVVYPHAREYDPKEMFNFQMLSSSINTTSQTSSFPNPPFHTINQAMRPFNLSRDPYSGTAPNKDE; this is encoded by the coding sequence ATGATTTCGAGTTCAAAAGAAGCAGACAATACACTAAAGCAAGAAGACAAGTCAAGTGAAGGTAAGATCTCTAAAGCATCATCCACCTCAACTTCATGGTCAAGATTAAAGGATCCGCGGATTGTACGAGTTTCGCGAGCTTTTGGAGGAAAAGACAGACATAGCAAAGTGTGCACAGTTAGAGGACTGAGAGACAGACGTGTACGATTATCAGTACCCACTGCCATTCAACTCTACGATCTTCAAGACAGGTTAGGCCTGAATCAGCCTAGTAAGGTTGTCGATTGGTTGCTTAATGTGGCTAAGAATGACATCGACGAACTTCCTCCACTTCAAGTGCCTCCTGGAACCTTCTCACAGTTTCATCAAGCAATGTTACATGGAGTTAATGCTTCTCAGACAGCTGAAAAATCGCAAAGCCAGGTCAACTGGAATGATCACTTAGAATTAACAACATCGAATTATTGGAGTAATTCGGATGGTACTACTAATTTGAGGGATCGTCTGAAATCTAAGGAAATTGTTGAGGAAACAGAtggaaacaatgaagaaaatTGGACAAAAGGAACACAAAAGAGTGACCTTGATCAAGGGCATAATGATGCATTCACTTCATCCAATTTCTTCGAAAGAGCTAATCAATCAAATTCCCACTCAGGTACGCTAAATAATATGAATATTCCTCTACAAGATCCTTTATTTCTGAGATGGGATTCTTCCAACTTATCACGGTCACATACAGAAAATCTGATATCACAATCAACTTCCTTGTCTACACCATCTGGACCTCAATTTGTTGTTTATCCTCATGCGCGAGAGTATGATCCAAAAGAGATGTTCAACTTCCAAATGTTAAGCTCGAGTATTAATACTACTTCACAAACTTCTTCCTTTCCAAATCCACCTTTTCATACTATAAACCAAGCCATGAGACCGTTCAATTTGAGCAGGGATCCTTATAGCGGAACTGCACCAAACAAAGATGAATGA